A single region of the Apodemus sylvaticus chromosome 7, mApoSyl1.1, whole genome shotgun sequence genome encodes:
- the LOC127689999 gene encoding olfactory receptor 8D2-like, which yields MTSMNHSSVIDFILEGLTKRPELQLLLFLLFLAIYVITVVGNLGMILLIKFSSQLHSPMYYFLSHLSFIDLCYSSVITPKMLVNFVCEKNIISFSECMTQLYFFLILAISEGYLLTAMAYDRYVAICSPLLYNIVMSHRVCSIMMVVVYSLGFFGATVHTTRMTMLSFCGSHIIKHYFCDILPLLNLSCSSTHINEVLLFIIGGVNTLAPTLAVIISYAFILTSILRIRSNEGRSKAFGTCSSHIMAVGIFFGSITFMYFKPPSSNNMEQEKVSSVFYTTVIPMLNPLIYSLRNQDVKKAVKKMFGGRQLS from the coding sequence atgaCTAGTATGAACCATTCTTCAGTTATTGACTTTATCCTCGAAGGACTAACAAAACGCCCAGAACTTCAGCTCTtactgttccttttgtttctggcAATATATGTGATCACAGTGGTAGGAAACTTGGGCATGATACTCTTAATCAAATTTAGTTCTCAACTTCACTCTCCAATGTATTATTTTCTCAGTCATTTATCCTTCATCGACCTATGCTATTCCTCGGTCATTACCCCAAAGATGTTGGTAAACTTTGTATGTGAGAAGAATATTATCTCCTTTTCGGAGTGCATGACACAGCTCTACTTCTTCCTCATTTTGGCCATTTCAGAAGGCTACTTGCTGACAGctatggcctatgaccgctatgttgcTATCTGTAGCCCACTGCTTTATAACATTGTCATGTCCCACAGGGTCTGTTCCATAATGATGGTTGTGGTATACTCACTGGGCTTCTTTGGGGCTACTGTCCATACAACCCGTATGACAATGTTGTCCTTCTGTGGGTCTCATATTATCAAACACTATTTTTGTGATATTCTACCCTTGTTGAATCTGTCTTGCTCCAGCACCCATATTAATGAGGTACTGCTGTTTATTATTGGTGGAGTTAATACCCTAGCTCCTACACTGGCTGTCATCATCTCTTATGCCTTTATTCTAACTAGCATTCTTCGCATCCGTTCCAATGAAGGGCGTTCTAAAGCATTTGGCACCTGTAGCTCCCACATTATGGCTGTGGGAATCTTCTTCGGGTCTATAACTTTCATGTATTTCAAGCCACCTTCCAGCAATAACATGGAACAGGAGAAAGTGTCCTCAGTGTTCTACACCACAGTGATCCCTATGCTAAATCCCCTCATATACAGCCTGAGGAACCAGGATGTAAAGAAGGCAGTGAAAAAGATGTTTGGGGGAAGGCAGTTATCCTAG